A genomic window from Phocoena sinus isolate mPhoSin1 chromosome 20, mPhoSin1.pri, whole genome shotgun sequence includes:
- the NMT1 gene encoding glycylpeptide N-tetradecanoyltransferase 1 isoform X2, producing MADESDTAVKPPVPPLPQMMEGNGNGHEHCSDCENEEDNSYNRGGLSPANDTGAKKKKKKQKKKKEKGSETDSAQDQPVKMNSLPAERIQEIQKAIELFSVGQGPAKTMEEASKRSYQFWDTQPVPKLGEVVNTHGPVEPDKDSIRQEPYTLPQDFAWDALDLGDRGVLKELYTLLNENYVEDDDNMFRFDYSPEFLLWALRPPGWLPQWHCGVRVVSSRKLVGFISAIPANIHIYDTEKKMVEINFLCVHKKLRSKRVAPVLIREITRRVHLEGIFQAVYTAGVVLPKPVGTCRYWHRSLNPRKLIEVKFSHLSRNMTMQRTMKLYRLPETPKTAGLRPMEKKDIAVVHKLLTQYLKQFHLTPVMSQEEVEHWFYPQENIIDTFVVENANGEVTDFLSFYTLPSTIMNHPTHKSLKAAYSFYNVHTQTPLLDLMSDALVLAKMKGFDVFNALDLMENKTFLEKLKFGIGDGNLQYYLYNWKCPSMGAEKVGLVLQ from the exons TGGTTTGAGTCCAGCCAATGACACTGgagccaaaaagaagaaaaagaaacaaaaaaagaagaaagagaaaggcagtgaGACAGATTCAGCCCAGGATCAGCCTGTGAAG aTGAACTCTTTGCCAGCAGAGAGGATCCAGGAAATACAGAAGGCCATTGAACTTTTTTCGGTAGGTCAGGGACCTGCGAAAACCATGGAGGAGGCTAGCAAACGAAGCTACCAGTTCTGGGACACGCAGCCCGTCCCCAAACTGG GGGAAGTCGTGAACACACATGGTCCCGTGGAACCTGACAAAGACAGCATCCGCCAGGAGCCCTACACGCTGCCCCAGGACTTCGCCTGGGATGCCTTGGACCTGGGGGACCGTGGTGTG CTGAAAGAACTCTACACCCTCCTGAATGAGAATTATGTGGAAGATGATGACAACATGTTCCGATTTGATTATTCTCCCGAATTTCTTTTGTG GGCTCTCCGGCCGCCTGGCTGGCTCCCCCAGTGGCACTGTGGGGTTCGAGTGGTCTCGAGTCGGAAACTGGTTGGGTTCATCAGCGCCATCCCGGCAAACATCCATATCTACGACAC agAGAAGAAGATGGTAGAGATCAACTTCTTGTGTGTCCACAAGAAGCTGCGTTCCAAGAGGGTGGCTCCAGTCCTGATCCGTGAGATAACCCGGCGGGTGCACCTGGAGGGCATCTTCCAAGCTGTTTACACTGCCGGGGTCGTATTACCAAAACCTGTTGGCACTTGCAG GTACTGGCATCGGTCCCTAAACCCACGGAAGCTGATTGAAGTGAAGTTCTCCCACTTGAGCAGAAATATGACCATGCAACGCACCATGAAGCTCTACCGACTTCCAGAG ACTCCCAAGACAGCTGGGCTGCGACCAATGGAAAAAAAGGACATTGCAGTAGTGCACAAGCTCCTCACCCAGTACCTGAAGCAGtttcacctcacgccagtcatgAGCCAAGAGGAGGTGGAACACTGGTTCTACCCCCAGGAGAATATCATCGACACTTTTGTGGTGGAG AATGCAAACGGTGAGGTGACCGATTTCCTGAGCTTTTATACACTTCCGTCCACCATCATGAATCACCCGACCCATAAGAGTCTAAAGGCCGCTTATTCTTTCTACAACGTTCACACCCAGACCCCTCTTCTAGACCTCATGAGCGACGCCCTCGTTCTCGCCAAAATG AAAGGGTTTGACGTATTCAATGCACTCGATCTCATGGAGAACAAAACCTTCCTGGAGAAGCTCAAGTTTGGCATAGGGGACGGCAACCTACAGTATTACCTTTACAATTGGAAGTGCCCCAGCATGGGGGCAGAGAAG GTTGGGCTGGTGTTACAGTAA
- the NMT1 gene encoding glycylpeptide N-tetradecanoyltransferase 1 isoform X1 — MADESDTAVKPPVPPLPQMMEGNGNGHEHCSDCENEEDNSYNRGGLSPANDTGAKKKKKKQKKKKEKGSETDSAQDQPVKMNSLPAERIQEIQKAIELFSVGQGPAKTMEEASKRSYQFWDTQPVPKLGEVVNTHGPVEPDKDSIRQEPYTLPQDFAWDALDLGDRGVLKELYTLLNENYVEDDDNMFRFDYSPEFLLWALRPPGWLPQWHCGVRVVSSRKLVGFISAIPANIHIYDTEKKMVEINFLCVHKKLRSKRVAPVLIREITRRVHLEGIFQAVYTAGVVLPKPVGTCRYWHRSLNPRKLIEVKFSHLSRNMTMQRTMKLYRLPETPKTAGLRPMEKKDIAVVHKLLTQYLKQFHLTPVMSQEEVEHWFYPQENIIDTFVVEVAGTLCPCDTAFFLLSALQNANGEVTDFLSFYTLPSTIMNHPTHKSLKAAYSFYNVHTQTPLLDLMSDALVLAKMKGFDVFNALDLMENKTFLEKLKFGIGDGNLQYYLYNWKCPSMGAEKVGLVLQ; from the exons TGGTTTGAGTCCAGCCAATGACACTGgagccaaaaagaagaaaaagaaacaaaaaaagaagaaagagaaaggcagtgaGACAGATTCAGCCCAGGATCAGCCTGTGAAG aTGAACTCTTTGCCAGCAGAGAGGATCCAGGAAATACAGAAGGCCATTGAACTTTTTTCGGTAGGTCAGGGACCTGCGAAAACCATGGAGGAGGCTAGCAAACGAAGCTACCAGTTCTGGGACACGCAGCCCGTCCCCAAACTGG GGGAAGTCGTGAACACACATGGTCCCGTGGAACCTGACAAAGACAGCATCCGCCAGGAGCCCTACACGCTGCCCCAGGACTTCGCCTGGGATGCCTTGGACCTGGGGGACCGTGGTGTG CTGAAAGAACTCTACACCCTCCTGAATGAGAATTATGTGGAAGATGATGACAACATGTTCCGATTTGATTATTCTCCCGAATTTCTTTTGTG GGCTCTCCGGCCGCCTGGCTGGCTCCCCCAGTGGCACTGTGGGGTTCGAGTGGTCTCGAGTCGGAAACTGGTTGGGTTCATCAGCGCCATCCCGGCAAACATCCATATCTACGACAC agAGAAGAAGATGGTAGAGATCAACTTCTTGTGTGTCCACAAGAAGCTGCGTTCCAAGAGGGTGGCTCCAGTCCTGATCCGTGAGATAACCCGGCGGGTGCACCTGGAGGGCATCTTCCAAGCTGTTTACACTGCCGGGGTCGTATTACCAAAACCTGTTGGCACTTGCAG GTACTGGCATCGGTCCCTAAACCCACGGAAGCTGATTGAAGTGAAGTTCTCCCACTTGAGCAGAAATATGACCATGCAACGCACCATGAAGCTCTACCGACTTCCAGAG ACTCCCAAGACAGCTGGGCTGCGACCAATGGAAAAAAAGGACATTGCAGTAGTGCACAAGCTCCTCACCCAGTACCTGAAGCAGtttcacctcacgccagtcatgAGCCAAGAGGAGGTGGAACACTGGTTCTACCCCCAGGAGAATATCATCGACACTTTTGTGGTGGAG GTTGCAGGAACCCTGTGCCCATGTGACACTGCCTTCTTCCTATTGTCTGCCCTTCAGAATGCAAACGGTGAGGTGACCGATTTCCTGAGCTTTTATACACTTCCGTCCACCATCATGAATCACCCGACCCATAAGAGTCTAAAGGCCGCTTATTCTTTCTACAACGTTCACACCCAGACCCCTCTTCTAGACCTCATGAGCGACGCCCTCGTTCTCGCCAAAATG AAAGGGTTTGACGTATTCAATGCACTCGATCTCATGGAGAACAAAACCTTCCTGGAGAAGCTCAAGTTTGGCATAGGGGACGGCAACCTACAGTATTACCTTTACAATTGGAAGTGCCCCAGCATGGGGGCAGAGAAG GTTGGGCTGGTGTTACAGTAA
- the PLCD3 gene encoding 1-phosphatidylinositol 4,5-bisphosphate phosphodiesterase delta-3 isoform X1: MLCGRWRSRHRRREEPPVPAQVAVPLALPSPPAPQDGGNKRPGLRALKKMGLTEDEDVRAMLRGSRLCKIRSRTWQKERLYRLQEDGLSVWFQRRIPRAPSQHIFFVQHIEAVREGHQSEGLRRFGGAFEPSRCLTIAFKGRRKNLDLAAPTAEEAQRWVRGLAKLRARLDAMSQRERLDHWIHFYLHRADSNQDSKMSFKEIKNLLRMVNVDMNDMYAYSLFKECDRSNNEWLEGPEIEEFLQRLLKRPELEEIFHRYSGEDRVLSTPELLEFLEDQGEDGATLAHAQQLIHTYELNETAKQHELMTLDGFMMYLLSPEGGCPEPAHTCVFQDMNQPLAHYFISSSHNTYLTDSQIGGPSSTEAYVRAFAQGCRCVELDCWEGPGGEPVIYHGHTLTSKILFRDVIQAVRDHAFTLSPYPVILSLENHCGLEQQAAMARHLHTILGDMLVTQLLDSQNPEELPSPEQLKGRVLVKGKRLPAARNEDGRILSDREEDNEDEDEERGGGGPRAEAAGERAWLGQHGPGRGLMPLWSLGAGGRGKEGGRDQGSGVGRPPLRLVSQPSRSPRSCRPLAVYCWASRLRTPAPCPQPRPQPCQVSSLSERKAKKLIREAGNSFIRHNACQLTRVYPLGLRMNSANYNPQEMWNSGCQLVALNFQTPGYEMDLNAGRFLINGQCGYVLKPACLRQRDTTFDPECPGPPRTTFTIQVLTAQQLPKLNAEKPNSIVDPLVRIEIHGVPADCACKETNCVPNNGGGPAGASRGQIAGSGAGAGRALDGQACALGFNPRWGQTLQFQLRAPELVLVRFVVEDYDATSPNDFVGQFTLPLSSLKQGYRHIHLLSKDGASLSPATLFVHICIQRS; encoded by the exons GCCTGACGGAGGACGAGGACGTGCGCGCCATGCTGCGGGGCTCCCGGCTCTGCAAGATCCGCTCGCGGACATGGCAAAAGGAGCGGCTGTACCGGCTGCAGGAGGACGGCCTGAGCGTGTGGTTCCAGCGGCGCATCCCGCGCGCGCCTTCGCAGCACATCT TCTTCGTGCAGCACATCGAGGCCGTCCGCGAGGGCCACCAGTCCGAGGGCCTGCGGCGCTTCGGGGGCGCCTTCGAGCCGTCGCGCTGCCTAACCATCGCCTTCAAGGGGCGTCGCAAGAACTTGGACCTGGCGGCGCCCACGGCCGAGGAGGCGCAGCGCTGGGTGCGCGGTCTGGCCAAGCTGCGCGCGCGCCTCGATGCCATGAGCCAGCGCGAGCGCCTCGACCA CTGGATCCACTTCTATCTGCATCGAGCGGACTCCAACCAGGACAGTAAGATGAGCTTCAAGGAGATCAAGAACCTGCTCCGCATGGTCAACGTGGACATGAACGACATGTACGCCTACAGCCTCTTCAAG GAGTGTGACCGCTCCAACAATGAGTGGCTGGAGGGGCCTGAGATCGAGGAGTTTCTGCAACGGCTGCTGAAACGCCCCGAGCTGGAGGAGATCTTCCATCGGTACTCGGGCGAGGACCGGGTGTTGAGCACCCCCGAGCTGCTGGAGTTCCTGGAGGACCAGGGTGAGGATGGCGCCACACTGGCCCACGCCCAGCAGCTCATCCACACCTATGAGCTCAACGAGACAG CCAAGCAGCACGAGCTGATGACTCTGGATGGCTTCATGATGTACCTGTTGTCGCCTGAGGGGGGCTGCCCTGAACCCGCCCACACGTGTGTGTTCCAGGACATGAACCAGCCCCTGGCCCACTACTTCATCTCCTCCTCCCATAATACCTACCTGACCGACTCTCAGATCGGTGGGCCCAGCAGCACCGAGGCCTATGTTAG AGCCTTTGCCCAGGGATGCCGCTGTGTGGAGCTTGACTGctgggaggggccaggaggggagCCGGTCATCTACCATGGCCACACCCTCACCTCCAAGATCCTCTTCCGAGATGTGATCCAGGCAGTGCGTGACCACGCCTTCACG ctGTCTCCGTACCCCGTCATCCTGTCCCTCGAGAACCACTGTGGGCTGGAGCAGCAGGCTGCCATGGCCCGTCACCTCCACACTATCCTAGGGGACATGCTGGTGACGCAGCTGCTGGACTCCCAGAACCCTGAAGAGCTGCCGTCCCCAGAG CAGCTGAAAGGCCGGGTCCTGGTGAAGGGGAAGAGGCTACCAGCCGCTCGGAATGAGGACGGTCGAATTCTATCAGACCGGGAGGAGGACAACGAAGACGAGGACGAAGAAAGAGGAGGCGGGGGCCCCAGAGCAGAGGCGGCGGGTGAGCGGGCCTGGCTGGGCCAGCACGGGCCTGGCAGGGGCTTGATGCCACTGTGGAGCTTGGGGGCAGgtggcagagggaaggaaggtgggagggaccAGGGGTCTGGAGTGGGCAGACCCCCGCTGAGGCTCGTCTCCCAGCCAAGCAGATCTCCCCGGAGCTGTCGGCCCCTGGCCGTGTACTGCTGGGCCAGCCGCCTGCGGACCCCTgcgccctgcccccagccccgcccccagccctgccaggtCAGCTCCCTCAGCGAGCGCAAGGCCAAGAAGCTCATCCGAGAGGCAG GGAACAGCTTCATCAGGCACAATGCCTGCCAACTGACCCGTGTCTACCCACTGGGGCTGCGGATGAACTCCGCCAACTACAACCCCCAGGAGATGTGGAACTCGGGCTGTCAGCTGG TGGCCCTGAACTTCCAGACGCCAGGTTATGAGATGGACCTCAATGCCGGGCGCTTCCTTATCAACGGGCAGTGCGGCTATGTCCTGAAGCCTGCCTGTCTGCGGCAGCGTGACACAACCTTTGACCCTGAGTGTCCCGGACCCCCCAGAACGACTTTCACCATCCAG GTGCTGACCGCGCAGCAGCTGCCCAAGCTGAATGCCGAGAAGCCAAACTCCATCGTGGACCCGCTGGTGCGCATTGAGATCCACGGGGTGCCCGCAGACTGTGCTTGCAAGGAGACCAACTGCGTGCCCAACAATGGTGGGGGCCCCGCTGGGGCGAGCCGGGGGCAGATAGCGGGGAGCGGGGCAGGTGCAGGGCGGGCTCTTGACGGACAGGCCTGCGCCCTAGGCTTCAACCCCCGCTGGGGGCAGACCCTGCAGTTCCAGCTGCGGGCTCCGGAGCTGGTGCTGGTCCGGTTCGTGGTGGAAGATTATGACGCCACGTCCCCCAATGACTTTGTGGGCCAGTTTACACTGCCTCTCAGCAGCCTGAAGCAAG GATACCGCCACATCCACCTGCTTTCCAAGGACGGGGCCTCACTGTCACCAGCCACCCTCTTTGTCCACATCTGCATCCAGCGCTCCTGA
- the PLCD3 gene encoding 1-phosphatidylinositol 4,5-bisphosphate phosphodiesterase delta-3 isoform X2: MLCGRWRSRHRRREEPPVPAQVAVPLALPSPPAPQDGGNKRPGLRALKKMGLTEDEDVRAMLRGSRLCKIRSRTWQKERLYRLQEDGLSVWFQRRIPRAPSQHIFFVQHIEAVREGHQSEGLRRFGGAFEPSRCLTIAFKGRRKNLDLAAPTAEEAQRWVRGLAKLRARLDAMSQRERLDHWIHFYLHRADSNQDSKMSFKEIKNLLRMVNVDMNDMYAYSLFKECDRSNNEWLEGPEIEEFLQRLLKRPELEEIFHRYSGEDRVLSTPELLEFLEDQGEDGATLAHAQQLIHTYELNETAKQHELMTLDGFMMYLLSPEGGCPEPAHTCVFQDMNQPLAHYFISSSHNTYLTDSQIGGPSSTEAYVRAFAQGCRCVELDCWEGPGGEPVIYHGHTLTSKILFRDVIQAVRDHAFTLSPYPVILSLENHCGLEQQAAMARHLHTILGDMLVTQLLDSQNPEELPSPEQLKGRVLVKGKRLPAARNEDGRILSDREEDNEDEDEERGGGGPRAEAAGERAWLGQHGPGRGLMPLWSLGAGGRGKEGGRDQGSGVGRPPLRLVSQPSRSPRSCRPLAVYCWASRLRTPAPCPQPRPQPCQVSSLSERKAKKLIREAGNSFIRHNACQLTRVYPLGLRMNSANYNPQEMWNSGCQLVALNFQTPGYEMDLNAGRFLINGQCGYVLKPACLRQRDTTFDPECPGPPRTTFTIQVLTAQQLPKLNAEKPNSIVDPLVRIEIHGVPADCACKETNCVPNNGFNPRWGQTLQFQLRAPELVLVRFVVEDYDATSPNDFVGQFTLPLSSLKQGYRHIHLLSKDGASLSPATLFVHICIQRS, translated from the exons GCCTGACGGAGGACGAGGACGTGCGCGCCATGCTGCGGGGCTCCCGGCTCTGCAAGATCCGCTCGCGGACATGGCAAAAGGAGCGGCTGTACCGGCTGCAGGAGGACGGCCTGAGCGTGTGGTTCCAGCGGCGCATCCCGCGCGCGCCTTCGCAGCACATCT TCTTCGTGCAGCACATCGAGGCCGTCCGCGAGGGCCACCAGTCCGAGGGCCTGCGGCGCTTCGGGGGCGCCTTCGAGCCGTCGCGCTGCCTAACCATCGCCTTCAAGGGGCGTCGCAAGAACTTGGACCTGGCGGCGCCCACGGCCGAGGAGGCGCAGCGCTGGGTGCGCGGTCTGGCCAAGCTGCGCGCGCGCCTCGATGCCATGAGCCAGCGCGAGCGCCTCGACCA CTGGATCCACTTCTATCTGCATCGAGCGGACTCCAACCAGGACAGTAAGATGAGCTTCAAGGAGATCAAGAACCTGCTCCGCATGGTCAACGTGGACATGAACGACATGTACGCCTACAGCCTCTTCAAG GAGTGTGACCGCTCCAACAATGAGTGGCTGGAGGGGCCTGAGATCGAGGAGTTTCTGCAACGGCTGCTGAAACGCCCCGAGCTGGAGGAGATCTTCCATCGGTACTCGGGCGAGGACCGGGTGTTGAGCACCCCCGAGCTGCTGGAGTTCCTGGAGGACCAGGGTGAGGATGGCGCCACACTGGCCCACGCCCAGCAGCTCATCCACACCTATGAGCTCAACGAGACAG CCAAGCAGCACGAGCTGATGACTCTGGATGGCTTCATGATGTACCTGTTGTCGCCTGAGGGGGGCTGCCCTGAACCCGCCCACACGTGTGTGTTCCAGGACATGAACCAGCCCCTGGCCCACTACTTCATCTCCTCCTCCCATAATACCTACCTGACCGACTCTCAGATCGGTGGGCCCAGCAGCACCGAGGCCTATGTTAG AGCCTTTGCCCAGGGATGCCGCTGTGTGGAGCTTGACTGctgggaggggccaggaggggagCCGGTCATCTACCATGGCCACACCCTCACCTCCAAGATCCTCTTCCGAGATGTGATCCAGGCAGTGCGTGACCACGCCTTCACG ctGTCTCCGTACCCCGTCATCCTGTCCCTCGAGAACCACTGTGGGCTGGAGCAGCAGGCTGCCATGGCCCGTCACCTCCACACTATCCTAGGGGACATGCTGGTGACGCAGCTGCTGGACTCCCAGAACCCTGAAGAGCTGCCGTCCCCAGAG CAGCTGAAAGGCCGGGTCCTGGTGAAGGGGAAGAGGCTACCAGCCGCTCGGAATGAGGACGGTCGAATTCTATCAGACCGGGAGGAGGACAACGAAGACGAGGACGAAGAAAGAGGAGGCGGGGGCCCCAGAGCAGAGGCGGCGGGTGAGCGGGCCTGGCTGGGCCAGCACGGGCCTGGCAGGGGCTTGATGCCACTGTGGAGCTTGGGGGCAGgtggcagagggaaggaaggtgggagggaccAGGGGTCTGGAGTGGGCAGACCCCCGCTGAGGCTCGTCTCCCAGCCAAGCAGATCTCCCCGGAGCTGTCGGCCCCTGGCCGTGTACTGCTGGGCCAGCCGCCTGCGGACCCCTgcgccctgcccccagccccgcccccagccctgccaggtCAGCTCCCTCAGCGAGCGCAAGGCCAAGAAGCTCATCCGAGAGGCAG GGAACAGCTTCATCAGGCACAATGCCTGCCAACTGACCCGTGTCTACCCACTGGGGCTGCGGATGAACTCCGCCAACTACAACCCCCAGGAGATGTGGAACTCGGGCTGTCAGCTGG TGGCCCTGAACTTCCAGACGCCAGGTTATGAGATGGACCTCAATGCCGGGCGCTTCCTTATCAACGGGCAGTGCGGCTATGTCCTGAAGCCTGCCTGTCTGCGGCAGCGTGACACAACCTTTGACCCTGAGTGTCCCGGACCCCCCAGAACGACTTTCACCATCCAG GTGCTGACCGCGCAGCAGCTGCCCAAGCTGAATGCCGAGAAGCCAAACTCCATCGTGGACCCGCTGGTGCGCATTGAGATCCACGGGGTGCCCGCAGACTGTGCTTGCAAGGAGACCAACTGCGTGCCCAACAATG GCTTCAACCCCCGCTGGGGGCAGACCCTGCAGTTCCAGCTGCGGGCTCCGGAGCTGGTGCTGGTCCGGTTCGTGGTGGAAGATTATGACGCCACGTCCCCCAATGACTTTGTGGGCCAGTTTACACTGCCTCTCAGCAGCCTGAAGCAAG GATACCGCCACATCCACCTGCTTTCCAAGGACGGGGCCTCACTGTCACCAGCCACCCTCTTTGTCCACATCTGCATCCAGCGCTCCTGA